The nucleotide sequence GCTAAATCAGCATATGGATGAAGAAAGGATTCTGAGCGCTATTAGCCTAGAGAAGGATGTTGATGGTTTCCATCCATTGAATGTTGGTAATCTTGCCCTCAGAAGCCGGAAGCCTTTATTTGTGCCCTGTGCTGCAAAGGCTTGCCTTGAGTTATTGCTCCAGTCTGGGATTGAACTCATGGGGAAACATGTCACTGTGATTGGGAGAAGCAAAGTTGTTGGGTTGCCCACTTCTTTACTTTTACAGGTAAAGCCAAGCTATTACCTTGATTATTCTTCATTATTACAAGGCCAGTATTGTGACAAACTAATagtatttttgattttttttctcccagaGACACCATGCCACTGTTAGTATTATCCATGCTTTCACAACAAATCCAGAAGAGATTACCCGTCAATCTGATATTGTGATCTCAGCTGCTGGAGTGGCCAATCTTGTAAGAGGAAGCTGGTTGAAGAAAGGTGCAGTTGTGATCGATGTTGGAACAAACCCAATTGAGGTAAAGGAAATGTTGTTTATAGTAGTTCGGGCCGAGAACAGAAATGCTTGATTTACAACATTACTGGCTTACTGCATTATTGGTGTTATTATTTAGCACATCCATTTTTAATAGCATCTTGTTGAACCCTTCCGGTTTAGTTGGTATTCTATGTATGAATTTGTCTCTACCTATGATATGTCCTGAATGTGAATTGATATAGACAGCTAACCATGCCTCCTACTGAACTTTTTTCATGAGTGCAGTTCTGGATTTGTGCATCAATGcactttcccctttttttttacacTACTTATTTCTGCCCATTTAGTACTCATGATACTCTTTCATAGGATCCAACCAGTGATTACGGCTATCGATTAACTGGAGATGTCTGCTTCGAAGAAGCTGTGAAGTTGGCCTCTGCTATAACTCCAGTTCCTGGTGGTGTGGGACCGGTGACCATTGCGATGCTTCTTGCGAATACACTTGACTCAGCGAAACTAGCTTACGGCTTAGCTACTGAATCCCCTGAATTGTAATCTTGCTTCACTTTGcctttgtaaattacttttttttcccctttttatcGCTCGTTGCTCTCACTTTTGGCTGTTTGAGAGCTGGGATGTAAGTGTAACATACATTTTGCTGAATAAATATTGTATGATTAGCATGTCCATGCTTGCAGTAAGTATCTCCTGGTAATGAATCGTATGAAGAATATGAACCAGCATTCAGAAAGGAAATTAACAGAAACACAACTAGTTTTATTTCCAAATGGGCTGGATATCATTATTAATTTTCATTTGGAGTCTTGATATATGATTATGAGAGTGCAGAAAACAATTTTGCACTGGCTGAATCTATGAACCTAAGGATCTTATGAGCTGTGATTCACTTTAAAACCACACTGCATGCAAGAGTGTTTGTAATGAACTTATAAAAGATTTCACGGACTTAAAGATGGACATCCAGGAAAACTGGAACAGAGAAGAATAAGCTGATTGCAACACTTCCCTACGACAAAACATGAACAAAATGCTAATTCCAGTGCACTTCAACAGTCAtcttatggaaaaaaaaaagatgatctgAAGCTCAAAGCCTCCAATTGCATACTGCAAGATATGCGAAAAACAGAGCTTGAAACTTAAAACTTAGCAGGCCGCTCATTAATAAAAAGGAGAGgatgaaataatgggagaactgaatttatttatttacttatttATTACATAAAACAATTTCAAAAATATGACTTATGCCACCTACTAGATGATACATTAGGGGCTATGACATTTGCATTTCATGAtgtaaagaaaaagagaagttcATTTTTGCAACATAATTGTTGTACTCTATTGTTTTGCCCAGTTTAGCTTCATAATTCATATCAGTTCAATTTTCTGCTCTGCCACCCAAGATTGGTTCGGCCCCAGTTGTAATGTTTCAATCTGCATCAGCAATTGATCATATCATTAGAGAAAACTACATACTAATTATCAAcatgtttttcttaaatttTCATTTGTGGTGTCTATAATTGTTAGCGAAACTTCATGTGCATTTGTTGTATTAGTTGTCATACCTTTGCATTTTCAACACAGACAAAATCTTTGTAACAAGCCTCCATCTGCAAGTGAGGATTCCACAGCACTGCATCTGACCAACTGTATTTAAAAATTAACCACAATTTTATGATGCAATCTTTACAGAGTTTATACGATTCCTCTTGTAACAAATCAATTTAGCATACTTCGCATTTGATATCACAATTTTGTCACCCAATCCATTGTCCAGGGTGAGCTCACTCGGTGCACCAAGGTAAATGCAATCGACAAATCCTGGAAAAGTCACCTCTTCCCTGTATCATATGAAGTGGCTGAGAAGTATATCTAATATTTACGTTGTGTTCAACATATTACACAATTAAAAGGAGTGCACATTTGTTCCCAAGTTCAACACAGGGTAGGATAAAAAGACAAGCAATGCAATGGCCAACAGCACCAAGCTGCTAACAGTGCCCACCGTCTAGAAAAGTGACAAATCCAGTAAGATAAGACAAGGCAAGAACTAGGGTTGCtcattaaatttttttcataaccctCCAAGATTGGACATATGTGATCTAGGAACAAATAAATGACGTCAtgttatttttttcccaacccGTTAAAACCAAGAATGAACACACCTAGGAGgaatcagaaattcagaatataGCTCTTATTTTCCACCAATGCAGTGAACAATTCAGGGAAAGAAATATATTATTGGAAAAATGTGGGACCATGGGAGTTTCAAATGTTACTGTAGTATAGAAGAacaaaatataaacaaaaataacaaaagacTGATCAAAATGCAAAACTGACCTCTCTTCTTTCCCCTCCAAAGGGTTTTTGGGATCGGGATCCTTATTTAGGGTCTTACAACCTTTGAGACCTTTCACTGAAACACCAGAAATTGAAGCCTGTACAACCAAATACTTGAGAATTAATAATGATGTGCTTGATAAACAAATAAGATTTTGTTTCCTTCATGAAACTGCTACTTACACTGAAATAGCTGTGGAGTGCCGAGTTAAATGAAAAAGGCTTATCGtctgtatttgttattttcagTGTTGTTGACAGGCTTGTAGAGTGCAATGCAACCTGCAAGATAATTAATTGGAATTGgtgaattgcagtttttggatAGTGCTGATAAGATTCTGGTTTTGCAGAGTGCAGCAAGGCACAATGGCACATAGTACGATAGCAGGGTTTAACCTTATACAGAGCTTGGAAGCTAAAATCCCACATTGAACGGCTATAAGAGTCATCTTTTAGTTCCAAAGTTACAGCTGGATCTCCTTCATTAGCTTCTGAATCAGTGATAGACCAATTCATGTTCCTTGCAAATCCATGCtgtaaaaaaaagtgaaattaGATTTACTTAAAAAAGGGTTCAGCATAAATCGTGTTTTCTGCAGTTGCTGATGAATGTACATGAACATTAACTTGTCAACACCATGGTACATGTAAAACTATTTAAGAACGATTAGTTGTATCACGTACTGCACAGAAGGTAAAGGAATGTATAATGTTGGCAGGCTGCAGGTAGTTCATTTCAGGCTAACTTGGGTTCCCTGCTTAACATGTTACTACATGCATTTTCCAGATTGATGTATATATTAAATGTGACATCAATCTGAAATATGATATCATTCACTTGACTGTATCAAAGTCTGTTTAGTCATATGCTCTGatgagaatttaaatatattagttTCTTTCCTATCTAAATGGCTACAACAGAAAATGGGTTTCACAAACCTGCTGCATGGTACCAGGACCGAATTGGGGGAAGCAATGTGGGATTCCACCACTGGTTTCAGGAAAGAAGATGGTTAGCATGACATTTGTTAAGCTTCAGATAATTTATCCTAAACTTCAGCGCCAACCTGATGGGTTTCTGGCCGTTGAACACCGCATCTGGTCTGACAAATAGGAGGTCTTTTCCACTGGGGACTTTCCAAGATGTTACGCAGGCTCCAAATAGATAAATTTCAGCCTCACTTCATGCATAAAATGAGCACATAATTAACAAATTGAAAAAAAGTACAAAACCTGATAACACACCTTTGTTGTGTCAATTGAAAGAAACCGATAGTAACTTGAAACTTTGAAGGGTAAGTTAGGAGGTACCCAAGATCCCAAATTATACAAATCTGGACCATTCAATATTATTTCAAGATTATCCAACTCTAGCAATTCATGGCTCGTAGTGTTATTTTGTACTAGCTGACTAATCACACAGCACAATGGAAAAGATTGGACTTGAATGGCAAGTTGCACAATAAATCATTGTGACATCTGTGTGTTTTTGAAAACACGTGGCAAATGCTCCTGCTTCATTTTTCACTGAAACCATTTTGTTCTCTCAGTATATCTCAAAGCTTTTCAGTATCATAGCAACTGTATGATTATATTATGTAGTGCACAGTTCCATCTCACAGCGCCAAATTCTGAACAATGAACCTTCCATTCCAGCCTTGTGAAACCACTTCCGTAATCTTCACAGTCCAACAATCAAGTACGTTGTAGAAAATAAGAAGACCAAACCATACAAAATCACCATTCTAAAAATTCATTTCTTTTCCAGTTTTTGAGTACTGGCCAGAGAAATATCCAGAAACTAAAAGCAACCGAATGGTAAATTATTCTCCGAATCAGTTCTTCTGCTACTCATGCTGCATTACCCAGTTCAATGCAGTACAAATATTTATCCCAtctctacaaaaaaaaaaaaaaaaaacaagcaaacaAACACAACCAAGTTCCTCCACCTTTGGCACCATACATCTAACATTCCTACTCACAAACCAAACTACCACAATCCCTCCAAGAATCTCACACAAGTTATCCACCCCAAATATTTCAccttaaaataaaaagaaacccCAAATCAACCAAACCTAGAATTACCTCCCATGCGGGGACTTGAGGTCGATCTTTGGCAGCCCGCCATTGCCCTCGGAGACCGCCACGCCGGGCGCGTACACCTTCTGCCCCACGCTGGCCATGGCCACCACCCTCCTAGAGCGCCTGCATCCATCCAAGAACGCCCCCCAAAAAACACAGACACCACCACCAGGGATCAATCCTTCGCACGCACAGGAGATCGACTTGAACCAGTACAGGTCAGGGGCACAGAGATTAGTACCTGAACCGTCGAGGTGAATTGGAGGAGACGGAGACAGAGACGGAgatggcggaggggagggtgaGCGCGCAAGAAGCCGCCATTTCTGCTTGGTTGAGGAGGGGAGAAGCTGAGCTGAGACTTCGGAGGTGTTTTGCCTAGTTTAGAGTGGCAGGCGTCTTGGATCTTCTGTGGGAAACTGTCTGTTGTCATCATTGTGCCTTTTCTTCAtgttcttttttgaaaaaaaaaaagaaatgtgtatttaattcgcgaaaagaaaatttttgtgtGTTACATCGCATATTTGACTGGATGTTGGAAATGGTTTTTGGATAGAATGAAAAatataatttcataactcgcttggaaaccgcgagacgaatcttttgagcttaattaagccgtcattagcacatgtgggttactgtagcacttatggttaatcatggactaattaggctcaaaatattcgtctTGTGATTTCCATGCGAACTGTGCaatttagtttttgtttttatctatatttaatgctccatgcatgtgtccaaagattcgatgtgatatttttgagaaaaaaaattttaggaactaaaccagatCAAAGGAAGATGAATAGTGGGGATTTTGGCTTTAGCTCCGATGAGATAATGGGGATTTCGGCATGATGGTGGCAAACCGATCGGTTAGCATCTTAGGTTGGGGTTAGGGGGGAAGGGGGgttgggggaggaggaagagggggaagTTAGGCGGCGGAACAAGAAGGAGGTGTCATCGAAGCAACGTGATTAGTGATGTATCTAAAATTTAGGGTATAGGTGGTCCGACTCACAAAATGTATAGAAGTACATATAAAcaattaatttctttttttcgaCACCAATTAATTTCATTTTAAGGGTGAGATCAATTAGCACTGCACTGCAGCAGATCAACAAGCACTACATTTCAGTAGATCAACTCGGTGGTTGTTTCACCGAATCAGTACACACACGTTAATAAAACAGAACCGAATTACCTAGCAGCGACATGAGATCAACTTTGAATCTATGATCTCTTTGGCATTAGTTCTGGTCGGTGTTGTATTACTATTGCACAGTAGAAGCATATATTACAGCAGAGCACATGGATTTCAGGCAAGAACAATGCAGATTGTAGAAAGGAGATatgaaaaagagaaagagagagagaacacGGGAGCTTGTACCTGCAGATTTGGAGACTTGTAGGTGCTGCCAGCACTGCTTCGGCCTTGCACCTAGTGCTCACCGCGGAGATAGAAATCGGTGCCAAGAGATCAACCGCCTCTTTGCTGAGTTCATGAGTTGCAACCTCAcatgagaagagagaggagcatGGTATTCGCCCACTCTGGCATGGTTGCGTGTCAAATCAGCGACGGCGAGAGGTGGCGATCGGAGTCTCGGACTCGGCGACGGGTCGACTTGTTGGTTGATGCGGTGCGGAATCACGGGCGGGGCGCGGAAGACGTGGCATCCAATCCAACACGATGTGCCGATGCCGCAATTACCTAAACGTAGCGGCACTTTGTtttggtttcttttcttcttttttttctgaaattatATATAGTAGAGGGGTtggttgtgattttttttatgatccAGGGACCACCCGAACCACCCTACAGATCCGCCTCCACGCGTGATGTGCGGCAAACGGTGGACCTGTATTAGCGGTGAGGGCAAAGTAAAAAGAGTGGTTAGGAGGAGAGGGAGTTGCCGAAGACAAGGAAGACGACGAGATGGGGGTAGCGTTGTTGACTTAAGGAGGACAGCTAagaaggcggaggaggggggGTATGGTGGGCCTTGCTGACACTCTTGGCCTTTTTCATGCGCTGGCGAGGTCGGGCGATGGCGCCGGGTGATCAGGCGGAGGAAGTGAACTTGCATGTTTCAATCGAGATTGACCGCgttcatattatttttaagCTGGAAGTTCTTACCAACCGAATTCAATTAAAAATATAGATGTGTAGGTAAGTTAGAGCAGTTCAgttatcttttcttttcatctcatgaaccacAGCAACTGTGCAAATCAGCAAATGTGCAATACCGGCATGCTACTCCGTCTCTTTAACAAAAGCACACACATGAGCCTAGGCCAAGTCTGTAGAGAAGATCCTTGATGCTTCGCGTAGCATGTTTTTGTGGCCTTCAGGGAGGCACAAAATGCAATTGTCCCTTCCGAACAAATTTATTCTGGGATATGCCTTTTGAACGACTGAAAGGCCTCGGCTGGAGGATATCTCCACGCATATTTTCTTTTGATTCTTTTCTCGATCTTCTGTATTTCTGTTCTCTCCCATATTCCTGCTCTCACCTGAATGCTAAGGCATTTGTTTGAAATCTAGAAATTTCGATGAATTTTCACATGAATTTCATATTTTACAGTTTAATTGTTGCAGGAATAGGAGAATATCTCCATGTTCGAAAAAGAAGCGCTCAAAAGTTGATACATACTTATATTTATTCAGAAATGTATCTCACTTTCTGATATGAAATAGACAAGGTACCATTGATCAATGATCATTTGATCTTAGTGCTGTTAGCCTGTCAGACATTGAGATAACCATTGCTGTTGAATCATTGATATAGCAGCATTTTACAAAACGAATGCAGCTTAATTTCTCGCTCTTCTGATCTCAAACCAGCTTATTATTAATGCGATTTCATTTCGTTGTCCCAGAAGAATTCATTTCAAATTTACACAAAACCATTACAAATCAAAGCACACACTGTCTTCAATTTCGTAAATTACGCACGCATTTCAATTTTTACCTCGTGTTCTCTTTCCCGCCTTCTTCTCCGCTCCtcccgtcgccaccaccgccgccgccgccgccgttgctggtcgtcgccggcggcggcggcggcggcttgtgaTCCGCGACGCACTGGAACCGGCACGAGCTCGGCTTCGGCTTTGGCTTCGTCTTCGGCTTCGGTGCCGCCTCCGTGTCGCTCCCGCTCTCCATCATCAGCGCGCGCAGGCACCGCCtcgccctcggcggcggcggcggcggcgccacgcggTTCTCCGGCTGCGGCGCTGCTGGCACGGCGATCGGCGGCCTCCGCACCGGCACCGGCTCCTTGGGCTCCTCTTCTTCCTGCTGCTTTTTCGGCGGCGCCACCAGGACCGGCTCGTCGCGCGCGTTCTTGATGTCGACGCGCACGCCGGGGTCGCCGGCGTTGCACGTGCTCGCCTCCATGGACGAGTTGTTCACGCTCTGCACGTTGCTGTTCACGTtcgcggccaccgccggcgcagGCCGCGCCGAGCCCTCCGCCTCGGCGGCTGTCGGCGACGGGCCGTgctccctgccgccgccgccgccgccgccgccgccgagaaccATGCTCGCGCCGACGTTGTGGCCGGCCAGCGTGATGACGCGGTACCCCTGGACGCcgtccgcgctcgccgccggcgcctcgcGGCCGCGGGTGGCAAGGCTCTTGAGCCCGTCCTCGATCTCCCGCCGgtacggcgcgcgcgcgccgtcgaaCAGGCGCGACCTCGGGAACCCGGAGATGGAGATCTTGGTGTCGTTGCcttcgccgccttcgccgccggcgcgcggggTCCGTTCCTCGCCGGCGCGTGGCGACCTCGAGAGCGTCAGCTCCATGTCCGGCACGGACGGCCGCCGCCTAGCTCCGCGCCACCGCGGCGAGTCCACGCTCTGGACAGGGATCGTGTCCGATTCATCGGACGACTCACCATGGACAGAGATATCTTCCCCCATtgcccgcgccggcgccggtgacgcTCTCGGCGGACGATCTGCCGGagttggtggcggcggcgccggcgccgtccctgACGATGGCCGCGGTTGCTGCCGAGAGGATGACGCCACATTGCTCCTATACGGGAGCCAGAAGCGAAACGGCTGCGGCTGCGACGGCAtcgccggtgacggcggcggcggaggctggcCGGACATGGCTGGGGTCGACGAGCTCGATCGAGTGATCGAAGGTGTTTGAACTGTCCATGAAGCTATGTAGAGTTTTAGGTTCATAAGTCTCATGCAATGCAAGGAAGGTGTTTGCTGTTGCCTTGAGCATGTCAAGAAAGGTAAGGAATTTGGGGCTTTTCTTGGCTTGCAGCTTTGGAGAAAGGATGAACTGGTTTGTGTTGTCAACTGAACTTGAGTTTGCCGTCAGTTTGGTTCAGGACTTCAGGCTCAGGAAATGGTATCTGTTGTTCTATCTAGCTTCAGTTTTCAGTCACCGATTTAGCATATGTTTTTTCGTGAAAAGAGGTACCAAAATTGTGATTTCATATTGTCACATATAAAAATGTTGTGTCAGGCATACTTATCATGTTTGAACTGTCGTGAGGTTCAAGTAAGTTCAATTTTGCTTCAGTCTGAtgcacatatattttttcttttgaacaAATTGGCGCTGGCCGGttcgttaaaaaaaactgtGCTTCAGATAAATGGTAGAAATGGAAGAGCAGTGTTCAGTAGCAGACATTTTAACTGGGCAATTATTCACCTCATCAATTGTACACAGCTGAACATCCATTTTACATTATTACTGTACGAAAGAGTCGTGTGAAACAGTCCACAAACTAGTCACATGATGTTATTAGCCATCTAcaaaatatcaatatgaataccCTGCAATTCATCAAATTCTACAATGAAAACCACCTACCATTGGAGTACAGGTAAATTGGCCCTAAAATGCATCCTGTCCAGAAGCGAAAATGCCTAGTTTATCCTTGAGCAGTTAATCTAAGGGAGTTTCCATGCCGTCCTGTTTTTCTTCTCTGACGCCATCTTTCCTTAATATCATTGCACTCTTCTGTTAGATGATCTCTACTAGTATCACACTTTCCCTCAACATATTGCTTGTCAATAGCATTATTTGCCAAACCTCGCAGCCGAGCAGTTTCCGCTATCAGATCATTGACCAGCATCTCAGTTGTCCTCGTGGTAATCCCTCTCAGATACCATGAAAACGGAGGCGGGGGTACCATAGCAGGTTCAATAAGCTGATCCAAGGTAATTGAAGATCCAACTCTTCCTGTGCCATTGGTGCAGGAATCATACTTTTCTAATGTGCATGGGTCTAAAGGATGGCATGCTTCCTTGTCAACAAATAGAGGCTCTATTTTCCAGCAACCTTCAAATTTCTTCATAAAACCTGTTCTTCCTTGCTTGAACTTTACCTGCCAATAGTTGTTGCATGAAGCCACATATCAGAGAATGTATCTTAGCTGTTTCTCAAAGACTAGTAGCAATGTTTCAAGTCTTTACAGTGTGATTTGTTCTGTTCTGGTCGACAAAAACATGAACTGACAAGACACCAGACCACCAGAGAAATCTCCATATTGCTGCCTGCTCCACTTCAACTATTTGCCTTTGTCCTTCATCAAGCACGACTTTCCGTGATATTACTTCCTGAAAATTGGAACAAGAACTTTCTCACGAGTACTTGGCCGGTTAAGATACTAGAGCAATTCCTCTGCTCATTTGGTATCAGTAACCAAATCAGGGAAATCAAGCAAGTGCCACAATATCATGATGAATGAGCCTTCATGTTTCCTGTTACCCTATTCAGGAACTTGCTTATACATACCTTGATGTTTTTGAAAACTCTTTTGTTCTCTGGATCAATTATAATGTTGTAAACTGCGTCTGGAGGTAATCCTGCCTTAAATTTCAGATTCAGGTTGCAAAGAGAGCCTTGTGGCACAGTCACCTGTAAAGATTTGATCATA is from Oryza sativa Japonica Group chromosome 9, ASM3414082v1 and encodes:
- the LOC4346748 gene encoding altered inheritance of mitochondria protein 3 translates to MSGQPPPPPSPAMPSQPQPFRFWLPYRSNVASSSRQQPRPSSGTAPAPPPPTPADRPPRASPAPARAMGEDISVHGESSDESDTIPVQSVDSPRWRGARRRPSVPDMELTLSRSPRAGEERTPRAGGEGGEGNDTKISISGFPRSRLFDGARAPYRREIEDGLKSLATRGREAPAASADGVQGYRVITLAGHNVGASMVLGGGGGGGGGREHGPSPTAAEAEGSARPAPAVAANVNSNVQSVNNSSMEASTCNAGDPGVRVDIKNARDEPVLVAPPKKQQEEEEPKEPVPVRRPPIAVPAAPQPENRVAPPPPPPRARRCLRALMMESGSDTEAAPKPKTKPKPKPSSCRFQCVADHKPPPPPPATTSNGGGGGGGGDGRSGEEGGKENTR
- the LOC9267432 gene encoding uncharacterized protein; its protein translation is MGSSNREPVPARGFGSLVQIPDKIQNSLKVHFGRFLKKNGFGGGSEAEMLPMQMQGTCTTVAPEVRLDKQLQAWKNNPIWSDEPPEIKVTVPQGSLCNLNLKFKAGLPPDAVYNIIIDPENKRVFKNIKEVISRKVVLDEGQRQIVEVEQAAIWRFLWWSGVLSVHVFVDQNRTNHTVKFKQGRTGFMKKFEGCWKIEPLFVDKEACHPLDPCTLEKYDSCTNGTGRVGSSITLDQLIEPAMVPPPPFSWYLRGITTRTTEMLVNDLIAETARLRGLANNAIDKQYVEGKCDTSRDHLTEECNDIKERWRQRRKTGRHGNSLRLTAQG
- the LOC4346746 gene encoding bifunctional protein FolD 1, mitochondrial isoform X1; this translates as MGGAAAAAAVALLAATRRRPAAGPLAFLLPRAARAGLHEAAAPAAEEEKGRTRRRRRRRSSSSRLLGPDIPDTWDSPPRAAARPSPPSGAGVDYDSTATIIDGKSVAEDIRFQIAEEVRQMKNAVGHVPGLAVVLVGDRRDSESYVRYKIKGCEEVGIKSLLAELPGNCTEDVVVDSVSRFNEDPSVHGILVQLPLPQHMDEERILSAISLEKDVDGFHPLNVGNLALRSRKPLFVPCAAKACLELLLQSGIELMGKHVTVIGRSKVVGLPTSLLLQRHHATVSIIHAFTTNPEEITRQSDIVISAAGVANLVRGSWLKKGAVVIDVGTNPIEDPTSDYGYRLTGDVCFEEAVKLASAITPVPGGVGPVTIAMLLANTLDSAKLAYGLATESPEL
- the LOC4346747 gene encoding putative glucose-6-phosphate 1-epimerase, which encodes MAASCALTLPSAISVSVSVSSNSPRRFRRSRRVVAMASVGQKVYAPGVAVSEGNGGLPKIDLKSPHGSEAEIYLFGACVTSWKVPSGKDLLFVRPDAVFNGQKPISGGIPHCFPQFGPGTMQQHGFARNMNWSITDSEANEGDPAVTLELKDDSYSRSMWDFSFQALYKVALHSTSLSTTLKITNTDDKPFSFNSALHSYFSASISGVSVKGLKGCKTLNKDPDPKNPLEGKEEREEVTFPGFVDCIYLGAPSELTLDNGLGDKIVISNANWSDAVLWNPHLQMEACYKDFVCVENAKIETLQLGPNQSWVAEQKIELI